A genome region from Diorhabda carinulata isolate Delta chromosome 2, icDioCari1.1, whole genome shotgun sequence includes the following:
- the LOC130903556 gene encoding LIM/homeobox protein Lhx9-like, with amino-acid sequence MMLKERDNASSPCSSLGGSSGMEVSSCSGCGERIHDRYYLLAVDRQWHASCLKCCECKLPLDSDLTCFARDGNIYCKDDYYRMFAVTRCGRCHAGISANELVMRARDLVYHLHCFSCVSCGVPLSKGDHFGMREGLIYCRPHYEIIDFCDPMDVMYNGGVSPGYYPSSTPPQQTKGRPRKKRIIAEDESSCGEIPVTMRMAAATLEMLQQGDLSSSLESLSYDSSVTSPASSNGHQSQRTKRMRTSFKHHQLRTMKTYFAINQNPDAKDLKQLAQKTGLSKRVLQVWFQNARAKWRRNLMRQEGTNNNNGQTQCPNGPSSSGSGGMDSSMPHQSLDDLHHHIHSQNTQTISFSDIY; translated from the exons ATGATGTTGAAGGAGCGAGATAACGCGTCCTCTCCCTGTTCGAGTCTAGGAGGTTCCTCCGGGATGGAAGTATCTTCGTGTTCGGGATGCGGAGAGAGAATCCACGATAGGTACTATCTGTTGGCTGTTGATAGACAATGGCACGCGTCTTGTTTGAAATGTTGCGAATGTAAATTACCTTTGGATTCGGATCTGACTTGTTTCGCTCGAGACGGGAATATTTATTGCAAAGATGATTATTATAG aatGTTCGCTGTGACGAGATGCGGAAGATGTCACGCTGGCATATCAGCCAACGAACTAGTAATGAGAGCACGTGACCTGGTCTATCATCTACATTGTTTTTCTTGTGTTTCCTGTGGAGTTCCATTATCGAAAGGTGACCATTTCGGTATGCGGGAAGGTTTAATATATTGCAG GCCGCATTACGAAATCATAGATTTTTGTGATCCCATGGACGTGATGTACAACGGAGGAGTGTCACCAGGATATTATCCTTCAAGTACACCACCTCAACAAACCAAAGGAAGACCGAGGAAAAAGAGGATAATAGCCGAAGATGAAAGCTCTTGTGGGGAAATACCAGTAACGATGAGAATGGCTGCTGCAACGTTGG aaatgCTTCAACAAGGAGACTTATCATCTTCATTAGAATCTTTGTCGTATGATTCATCCGTGACATCACCAGCCTCAAGTAACGGCCACCAGAGTCAAAGGACCAAAAGGATGAGGACGTCGTTCAAACACCACCAATTGAGAACAATGAAAACCTACTTTGCTATCAACCAAAATCCTGACGCTAAAGATCTAAAACAACTCGCGCAAAAAACGGGACTCTCAAAGAGAGTTTTACAAGTATGGTTTCAAAATGCGAGAGCGAAATGGCGAAGAAATCTGATGAGACAAGAAGgtaccaataataataatggacAAACGCAATGTCCAAACGGTCCTTCGTCATCTGGTTCGGGCGGAATGGATTCCAGCATGCCACACCAGAGTTTAGACGACCTCCATCACCACATACATTCCCAAAATACACAAACTATTTCGTTCAGtgatatatattaa